The following coding sequences lie in one Montipora foliosa isolate CH-2021 chromosome 11, ASM3666993v2, whole genome shotgun sequence genomic window:
- the LOC137974834 gene encoding uncharacterized protein, with protein sequence MGLSVLQNGKIPTFLLEKQLQDLVDDSLEHSPCIVNLRNGLRKVGVLQLMTKLPVFLYLFRPSDTRLNVRNLVHLLEPKFAEEGSNTTRYQKEAYAAFYRYVKEVASGRRVTGCTTLTLNYILQFVCGADEEPVLGFSISPQIKFVSSSGCFLPSSNTCTNTLHLPSPTSTISLPSDDILFNLYDYAFGSTYFGII encoded by the coding sequence ATGGGATTAAGTGTTCTACAGAATGGGAAAATTCCCACCTTTTTGTTAGAGAAACAACTTCAAGACCTTGTTGATGACTCATTGGAGCATTCACCCTGCATTGTCAACCTACGAAATGGTTTGCGTAAAGTTGGAGTCCTGCAATTGATGACAAAGCTTCCTGTGTTTCTATACCTTTTTAGGCCCTCTGACACCAGACTCAATGTGAGGAATCTTGTACATCTGTTAGAACCAAAGTTTGCAGAGGAGGGTTCCAACACTACGAGGTACCAAAAAGAAGCATATGCTGCATTTTACAGATATGTAAAAGAAGTTGCTTCTGGGAGAAGGGTTACTGGATGCACCACCCTAACCCTTAATTACATTTTACAATTTGTTTGTGGAGCAGATGAGGAACCAGTTTTGGGGTTTTCCATTTCCCCTCAAATAAAGTTTGTATCAAGCAGTGGGTGCTTCCTACCTTCTTCAAACACCTGCACTAATACATTGCATCTCCCATCTCCAACCAGCACAATCAGTCTTCCTTCAGATGACATACTCTTTAATTTGTATGACTATGCTTTTGGTAGCACATACTTTGGAATTATTTAG